From a single Lolium rigidum isolate FL_2022 chromosome 7, APGP_CSIRO_Lrig_0.1, whole genome shotgun sequence genomic region:
- the LOC124678769 gene encoding galactose mutarotase-like, with the protein MARAALLPVALLLCLALAGSTDARRKASGGFYELKNKNGDFSIKVTNQGAAIVSAIVPDGKGNLADIVLGYDTVAEYASGSASFGATVGRVANRIANAQFVLDGKTYHLIPNDGNNTLHGGPRNFGKVIWTVKEHVHDGDSPYVTFYYHSFDGEQGFPGDLDVYVKYQLSRPYDLSIRMNATARNKATPVNLANHVYWNLAGHGSGNVLKHKLQVLASKYTPVDGSMIPTGQVVPVAGTKYDFRKPTAVGTHLEIFRGGSSGYDINYAVDGKQNAMRKVARVQEPKSGRAFELWANQPGVQFYTAGGLASEKGKDGKVYRQYGALCLETQAYPDAVNHPEFPSSIVRPGHVYKHDMVFRFSSQASYSDA; encoded by the exons ATGGCCAGAGCTGCACTGCTGCCTGTTGCGTTGCTGCTGTGCCTTGCACTAGCTGGCAGCACCGATGCCAGAAGGAAGGCCAGTGGTGGTTTCTACGAGCTCAAGAACAAGAATGGGGATTTCTCCATCAAGGTCACCAACCAGGGAGCTGCCATTGTGTCTGCAATTGTCCCTGATGGCAAAG GGAACTTGGCTGATATTGTTCTTGGGTATGACACCGTTGCTGAATATGCA AGTGGATCTGCATCATTCGGAGCGACGGTTGGGCGCGTAGCCAACAGAATCGCGAACGCGCAGTTCGTGCTAGATGGGAAAACCTATCATCTCATCCCCAATGATGGAAACAATACGCTTCATG GAGGGCCCAGGAACTTTGGCAAGGTCATTTGGACGGTGAAGGAGCATGTACACGATGGTGACTCCCCATACGTCACCTTCTACTACCACAGCTTCGACGGAGAGCAAG GATTCCCAGGCGACTTGGACGTGTACGTGAAGTACCAGCTCTCCCGCCCATACGACCTGAGCATCCGCATGAATGCGACGGCCAGGAACAAGGCGACGCCGGTGAACCTGGCAAACCACGTGTACTGGAACCTCGCTGGCCACGGCAGCGGCAACGTCCTCAAGCACAAGCTCCAGGTGCTCGCATCCAAGTACACACCCGTGGACGGGTCCATGATACCGACAGGCCAGGTGGTGCCTGTGGCCGGCACGAAGTACGACTTCCGGAAGCCGACGGCCGTGGGCACGCACCTGGAGATCTTCCGGGGAGGCAGCAGCGGGTACGACATCAACTACGCCGTGGACGGGAAGCAGAACGCGATGCGGAAGGTGGCGCGCGTCCAGGAGCCAAAGTCCGGGCGGGCGTTCGAGCTGTGGGCGAACCAACCCGGCGTGCAGTTCTACACCGCCGGCGGGCTCGCGAGCGAGAAGGGGAAAGACGGCAAGGTGTACAGGCAGTACGGCGCGCTGTGCCTGGAGACGCAGGCGTACCCTGACGCCGTGAACCACCCCGAGTTCCCGTCGTCGATCGTCAGGCCCGGCCATGTGTACAAGCACGACATGGTCTTCAGGTTCTCCAGCCAGGCGAGCTACTCCGACGCGTAA